The genomic window CAACCGTAACATTCATGATGTTGATCAGCGCGCCCAGGCCGGTATATCGCAGGCGCAGAACAGCGCCAATCAGGCAAACCAAGCAGCACAAAGTGCTGGTACGGCGGCATCGCAGGCGCAGCAGTCTGCCCAGGAAGCTGTGAACAGGGTAGATTCATTGAGCGGCGTAGTGGCGAACCTGGACAACTACAAGCCTGTGGCCGATGTGCAGGTCAACTTTGGATTCGATAAAGCGGACCTGACCCGCTCCGACAAACAGAAGTTGGATGCGTTTGCAGCGCAACTGAACGGGCAGAAAAGCTACATTCTGGCTTTGACGGGCGGTACAGACTCCACTGGGCCAGCGGATTATAACTATGCCCTGAGTCAGCGCCGGGCCGAAGCCGTGGTGCAGTATCTGGCGTCAAAGTATAACGTGCCACCCCACCGCTTTTATCTGATCGGCATTGGCAAGGACAAGGCTGTTGCGTCCAACAGTAC from Pseudacidobacterium ailaaui includes these protein-coding regions:
- a CDS encoding OmpA family protein, yielding MSDIRKLTLQPAAALGVLSLLWITGCTTKNYVRSQTTPVIEKTNELDDAVATNNRNIHDVDQRAQAGISQAQNSANQANQAAQSAGTAASQAQQSAQEAVNRVDSLSGVVANLDNYKPVADVQVNFGFDKADLTRSDKQKLDAFAAQLNGQKSYILALTGGTDSTGPADYNYALSQRRAEAVVQYLASKYNVPPHRFYLIGIGKDKAVASNSTPAGRARNRRVEVQLLSNFTSNGDSQTAQATGTVKLPQDGQVTSPQQ